TGTCGCTCCATTCCCGGGGGACAGCCAGTCGCATCAGGTCCATTGATGCGTGGACGATGAAGAGCATCTGGTCGCAACCTTGAGGACAGGTCAGCGGTATTTCCGATAGAGGGTGACCTGTCTGTGGTCGGGCACCACGTCGAAGCGCGCCCGGAAGGCGTCAAGGGTGACGCTGCGGGCGGCCGGTTCGCCGTTGATCGTTTCAACGAGTATCCTGGCCAGCGGATTGAACTGTCGGGTCAGCAGATGCTCGAAGACTTCGAGGACGGCGACCAGATCCGGATCATCAAATGGAAGATGGAAGGTGATGTCGCGACCGAGTCGCTGCGAAGTCAGGACAAGCTCGCTCCCGCGAAAGACGAGATGGTTGCCCGGAACTCGTCGGGGGTAGTTCCCTTTCGTTCCCTCCAGCTCCAGTCCGCAGGGGGAGATCGGGTCGGTCGCGTTGAGCCAGAAGATGGCTGCGTCCGCTTGGCCGAGATTCTGCAGACGGCGGAAGCCGGCAGGGGTTGTGAATTGGGGGCCGGGCAGTTCCTGGAAGAAGTAGCCCGAGAGCAGTTCGCCGGACAACTCCATCAGGCGCAGGGTCCGGAAGAGGGAACGCCACTGGAAGGCCTCCGATTCCCGCAGGAGGATTTCCCGGAAGAGGAGCCCGTATCGGTCGAGGAGGAGGCGGACCCGGTCCTTGCGGATTTCCTCCTCATCGATGACGCTTTCGGCCTCCTCGATCTGCGGAAGCGGGCTCCATCGGCCGGCCAGAGGCAGTGCTCCCTGCATCCGCTTGAGCTGGGTCCGCCTGGAGTGGATCGGACGGGTGTGACGCGCCCGGCGGGCACCATCGGCGCCGACCTTGGGGAGCTTGAACTGGTTGAGAATCCCTTTTCGGAGAGCGGAATAGCCATCGTTGTGGATCTGCGAACTCCAGACATCGGCCCAGATCTGCCGGTTGAGGGCGGCGGCCCCCAGAGCGGTCGCTTCCTGGAGGGCGGCGAAGTCCAGTCCGTGAGGTTTTCCGCTGATGGTCGCTTCCAGTGAGGCCGGCTCGGAGGTTGTCGACGGGGTGGCTTGGGCCCTCAGGTCCATATCCTGATGGTAGGCGAAACAGATCTTTCGCTCGCCCTGGCCGAACCAGAGGAGTTCGCCCTCGGCCAGGATCGAGTCGAGAAAAGCCGGCTGGTAGCGCTGCATGCGTGCGGGAAGGATTTCCTCTTCCCAGGTTTCGACCGCGGCGGGAAGAAAGAGCAGACGATCCAGGCAGGCCGCCAATCCATCCAGGTCTTCACTGCGATCGAGCAGACCCTGCTGGCGGGCGAGGAAGACGGGCAGTTGGCTGAGGGCCAGCGGCTCAAACGGCGGGGTGGCCTGCGCGCGCCGCAGGCGAAGAAGAAACTCGTAGTTGGCGGAGTCGCAGAAAACGACATCCTCAGATCCTTCGATCAGGCACCCTTCGATCAGGAGATCTGCATCGATCAGCTCGGTCAGGGATGCTTCAAGGAGGGAATCAGAGAGACCCAGTGTCGTCCGGATTTCCTCGCGGGTGATCGGACCGAAAAAGGAAAGCCACTCACCCAGCCAGCGGGTGCGGAGTCCTTCCTGGCCATTGGCTGTGGTCGACCCCGGGGGAGCGATTGCCGGTTCATCCCCCTCACTCATGCCGACCAGCCGGAAGGGAATTCCACCATAGAATTCACCGAGCCGGGCTGCGTTCTCGGCGGCCACCCAGAGACATGCTCCGGCGCCTTCGGGGAGAACCCGAAAGACCTTCTGCTCAAGCGCGGTGTCTTCGAGAGCGGGCGCAGCGCAGCGCAGGGCTTTCCATTCGGAATCCGGCAGCAGGATCCGCTCCTTCAACCAGTCAACCAGCTCCATCCCGTCATCGGGACCGTAGCCGGGCACGAGGCGTTGGCGCTTGGCTTCAAATGCTTGAATGATGGCCTCCGGGATGGGTGGTCGGCTCTGAGGATCAAAGACCAGCTCCTTGAGCAATTCGGTGCTCAGGCTGGACTTGCGGTCACCCTTCGGGTTGTCCCGGGAATACATGTATTGATTGACCTGGCGCCAGGCCGCACTCTGACCGAAGGGCGAGGCCGAGGCGGTTCGCGTCTCGGAGCAGGTGATCGCCCCCGTCTCAAGCTCAACCAGAACCTGCCGGAGCGACCCCAGATCGAATTCGTCGCGGAAGCAGGTCCGCCAGGTTTCCAGGAGCACCGGAAAATCATCGAATCGGCGGATCGATTCCATCAACTTCTGCGAGCGCAAACGGGTCATCCAGAGCGGGACCCTTTGATTGGGTCGCGAACGGTTGATCAACATGGCACGGCCGGCGCACTCGCGGAACCGGGCGCCGAAGAAACCGGAATCTTCGAGTCTTCTGCGGATGAGCTCTTCCAGGCGGGACGAGGTGACGAGGGAGAGGATCTCCTCGGCCGTCACGTCGATCGGCACCATGACCGCGATGCAGTCGTTGTTGACGAAGATCTCGGGTCGGTGATGAAAGCGTTCCTCCCAGGCGGCATCGAGTGCCAGGGCAAAGGGACGGTTCAGTTTTCCCCCCCAGAGGGTGTGCAGGATGATCTGGTTCCCCTCCTTCGTCGCCGGACCGGTGGCCGTGTGTTCGACCAGAAGGTGATGGCGGTGCGGGAGCGGCTGGCGGGTGGTCTTCCGCTGCAGTCTCAGGGTCTCGATCAACTGATCGGCGGAGACGCCGTTCATGGAATGCTCCGTTTGTAGCCGCTCCCGGAAGGCAGGGCTTTCCAGTTCGGTCTCCGCCTCTTCGAGAAACCGGCCGATTGCATCGGAAAAGTGGAAATCACGGAAATTGTCCTCTGAGATCCAGAATGGGATGGAGGCGGCGTTGGGTGGAGCCGGCAGGACATAGACGTCGTTGTTGGTGATCCGGCGGATCTTCCAGGACTGGGCCCCGAGGGTGAAGACCTGGCCGACCCGCGCCTCCCAGACGAACTCCTCATCGAGTTCGCCCAGCCGGGAGTCGGTCTGGTCATGGCGGAGGTGGAAATAGCCGCGGTCCGGGATGACTCCGCCCGAAAAATAGAGGGCCTGGAGTGCGCCCTTGCGGGCCCGGATGGTCCCCTCCATCCGATCGATGGATACACGTGGGTTCAATTCGCGCAGACGGGTATCCGCATACCGCCCGGCCAGCATGTTGATCACGAGATCGAATTCCCGGCGGCTGAGGTCACGGTAGGGATAACTGGTCCGCAGGAAGGCGTGGAGCGAATCCATTTTCCACGGCTCCATTGCGACCATCGACAGGATGATCTGCGCCAGAACGTCGAGCGGCTTTTCGATCGGAACCCGCGGCTCGATGTCGCGGCGGGCGATCTGCCGGGCGAGCACCGCGGCTTCAAGGAAATCGCGGGCATGAGTGGGAAAGAGGGTGCCCCGGCTGGGCTGGCCCACCTGGTGACCGGCCCGGCCGATGCGCTGGATGGCCGAGGATATGGCCGGCGGGGACTGGACCAGCACGACCTCGTCGAGAGCCCCGATGTCGATGCCCATTTCCAGCGAATTGGTCGCGACAATGGCCCGGAGGTCGCCGGACTTCAGGCGTGATTCCACCTCTTCCCGGATCTCCCGGGAGAGGGAGCCGTGGTGGGCGTAGGCGAGTGGACTGGCCTGGCCGGAGTTGATCTTCAGGGCGAGCTTTTCGCAGAGCCGGCGGTTGTTGACGAAGAAAAGGGTGGAGCGATTCCGTTCGATGATTCCTTTGAATTCTTCGACCAGCGGCTCCCAGATCGAGTCGTCCGGCTCGTCACGCTCGGGAAGCTCGGGAAAGTAAACGGACAGCCGGTATTCCTTCCGAATGCCGGACTCGATGCAGACGACGGGACGGGGTAGGGTCTCGGTTCCCCGGCGGACAACCCCCCCGGCAAACGCGGCCACCGTCCCGAGAGGATTGATCGTGGCGGATAGGGCGATACGCTGGAATTCTCCGGACAGAGGCACCAGTCGGTCCACCGCGGTAATCAGGAAGGTGCCACGGCGATTGTCGAGGACGCCATGGATTTCGTCCAAAATGACGGTCTTGAGATCGGTCAGCAGATTTCGTCCGCCCAGAGACGAGAGCATCAGGTTCAGGCTCTCCGGGGTGGTGATGAGGATTTCGGGTGGATGCCGAAGCATGCTGCGGCGCTCCGACTGGCTGGTGTCGCCGCTCCGGGTCTGGACCCGGATTTTGGGAAAAGGTCTTCCGGACCCCTCAAAGACTTCACGGATGGCGGCCAGCGGGGCGATCAGATTGCGCTGGATGTCATTGTTCAGGGCCTTGAGCGGCGAGATGTAGAGCACCCGCGTCGTGCCCGTCTCCCACGACCCTGAAACAAACTGATTCAGGGCCCAGAGAAAAGCCGTCAGCGTCTTGCCGCTTCCGGTCGGTGCAGTCACCAGAACATGCTCACCCCGGGCGATGACCGGCCAAGCCTGTTCCTGGACGTCGGTCGGTCGACCCACCTGCTCCTCAAACCACTTTCTGATCAGTGGATGAAAGAGATCTATAGACTCCCTGGGCCCCGTCATGATGACAGGAAAACCGGACTCCTCCTTCCCGGCAAGACAACCCCACAGGGGGGGGCCGTGACACCTCATGGGGCCCCGGCCAATTTGTAACATAATACGTTACAAATCCCGATTCCCCGGGAAGGAACGACCGTTTTGGGCAGGGCGGATTTGTAACGTATTATGTTACAAATTGGCTGTTTCACCTCGGTCGAGGGATGCGACGGGGAGACGGGGCGATTGGGGAGACGCGGCGGGACGGGGTGGGGTGGTCAGTAGATGAGGGAGCGGAAATCCTGGATCCGGTGAAAGGTGATCAGGTTGGTGTCGTGGGCGTTGCGGGCCTTGCGGTCGCCGGATCGGGAGAGCACGACGAGGTCGTCACCGTCGATGGCCATCGAGGCGTAGTGCCGGGCGCAATTGGCGGTCTCACCGATTGCAACCATCCCGGCAAAGACCCAATCCACCAGATTGGTGGAGAAGTGGAGTTGGAGGCGCGAGCGCTGGTTGTCGGCCAGTCCGTAGCGGTCGGACGGCAGGGTCTCGAGTCGGCGCATGCTGTCGGTGGCCTGTGAACTGAGCAGCCAATAGGTTGCCGTCGTCCCGTCGTGGAGAAGGTGGAACTTCATCTGGCCGCCGGGAGTTGGCAGGTAGCAAAGCCTGACACCCGAGGGTGCGGCCTCAAACCCGAAGGTCATGGCGCCTTCGCCGGGATTGGGACCGGCTTCTCGGACGCGTGCAACGAGGGCGTAATTGGTCAATCCGGTATGGGCCCGCATCCAGAGGTGGAAGGTGCGTCCGGTTGGATCGTACCAGACATGATTCCGGTCAAGGATCTGGACGATGTTCGTCTCCAGCCATCCGATCGGTGCTGCTCCGCGTTTGCCATCGGGGGTCATCCAGATCGCGGGAAAACGGCTCGGATAGAACGGTATGCCGAAGCCGTCGAATCCGGTGTCGTCGATGACCTCGTGAAAGGCCGGGGCGTCTGCCAGGGTCCATGCTTCGGGCAGGGTGAGGTCTTCGTCTGCTTTCGCCCGCATGACGACGGGCTGAAGCTCGCTGGGATACCACCCGTTGACCCGGTCTGTCTTGCGACGTTCCATTACCAGGTAAACGCATCCGTGGGCATGCCAGACATTGGCGGGGGCCTGATGCCAGAATTCGCCGTCGGTCAGCAGGTGCGCCCCGCTCCAGGAGATGCCGTTGTCGTTTGATCGGGCGATTTTCAGATCGCCCCGGTGACCGAGGACATAGAGCCGTCCACCCGCGGCAAGGGGCCGTCCATGGTAGAGATCGAGGTCGGCCCGGTGGGTCCAGGATTGGCCGCCGTCATCCGAAGTCATGACCTGGCAGACCAGACCTTCGTGGGCCGGTTTGGGTGATCCGTCGGGATTCGGTTTTTCATTCTGGCGGAGGCTTCCGACGTCCATTGTCGCGACGATGCGGCCGTTTGGGCACCGCCAGATTCCGGGACTGTAGGCGCAGATGTTCTCCGGATCCCCGGACTGGAAGAGGACCCGGTGGTCCTGGGCGAGTGGTTTCATGTGAGCCGGAGGATGATGTCGCCGTCGTCGAGCAGGCCGGATTCTTTGAAGCCGGATTGCGCATACATACGGGCGGCGACCTGGTTGTCTGGCTTGTGCATGGTCAGGATGACTCTGGCGCCGAGTGCCCGCATCTCGGCGATGGCGAGTTTGAGGGCGACGGTTCCATACCCTTTCCCCTGATGTTGGCGGTCGATCATGAATCGGAACAGCCAATAGGTTTCCGGATCCTCGGGATCGTTTTCAGGGCAGAAGGCGAGGAATCCGACGGGCCGTCCGGCTGCGCAGATGGCTCGCAAGTGGTAATGGGGCTCAAACCTAGACTCGGCGATCGTGTCGACATTGGAAGCCACGAAGGAGGCCTGCTCCGGGTGGAGCGACAGGCGGACGCAATCGACCCAGTTGTCCCGGGTGACCTCACGGAGGGAGATCTCGGCCCCGTTCATCGGGCTAGCCACGCGAATCCGGGGGACTCCTCATGCCGGTGGTTCGGTCAAACGACGAAGGAGCAGCAGTAGTCGGTGAGTTGCCGGATCTTGAGGTTGAATTTCGACTGGCCGGGAACGTCAAAGGTATCGCCCGTCTGAAAAGTCTTCCACCCGTCTGCTCCAGGCAGAAGCACGTCCAGATTGCCCGAGATGATCTCGATGACCTCCTTCTCGTTCGTATTGAATTCGTATTCTCCCGGGAGCATGATCCCCAGCGTCTTCTTCGAGCCATCGGGAAAGATCACCGAGCGGCTGGTGACCTTTCCGTCGAAATAGACGTTCGCTTTCCTGACCACGGAGACATTGTTGAATTCTGTCATACGCACTCATTCCTAATCGGGATCGGGCTCCGGGGTCCAGTCCGTTCGACGGCGAAAGGAGGGTGGCGGGTGCGGCCGGCCCTTCCGGGTGTTCCGCGCGTCACTCGAAGGTGATTTCTCTGGACCTCAGGAACTCGCGGGCGCTCTCCAGCAGGAAACCCTCCTCGAAGTGGAACCAGGCCTTCCGCTCATCCGGGAAGTCGTGCAGGGCCTGCTTGAAGGAGGCGAAGGGTCTGGGACCATTGACGGCCCGGGCGAGACTTCGACGGGCTTCGCCCTCAGGAAGCGTTTCGATATAATCCTCCATGATGACGAACTCGTCCCGCGAATCGAGCGGGTCGATGGTGAGGAAGCGGTCCGGCTCGCTTTCCACCAGGTCGATCGCTTCCTGTTGGGTGTCACCCGGGTCCTGAGGGATGGCAAAAACATCCCCGTTTGTCCTGTCCAGATACCACATTTTCCCGGAGCGGTCATCCAGGGCTTGAGCCACAAGCCCGACATCGACTTTCATGGCATCACCATAGCGGAAAGACGGCGGTTGTGAAGTCAAAGCAGCCCTCAGGTGAGGCTTTCCGAAGGCACGGGCCTTGACTTGCTCTGCCTGGAGAAATCATTTGTGTGAACGCCTGATGGATGGGATTCTATCGCGGTCAAGGTGGGAGAAAATCGATCCCGTCCCGTTGCGATATGGGAATTCACCACTATCTAGGTGAAATCCAAGAATAATGGACCCGATAATCAGAGCTTCTTTCCTTCTTCTTTTCCCTGCCCTGGCCTCGATGGCGTGCGCCCAGGTTCGGATCGGCACGGGCACAGTTGACACGCTTTACAAGGCCAATTGTGCGACCTGTCACGGGCAGAATCTGGAGGGCGGCCAGGGCTCTTCGCTCGTCGATGCGTATTGGACGCACGGTGATTCGGATGAGGCGATCGCGCAGTCGATTGCGGAAGGTTTTCCGGACATGGGCATGATCCCGTGGAAGAATGCGCTGACGGAGGAACAGATCCGGTCACTCGTCATCTACATCCGTGAACAGGGCCAATTGGCCCAAGCGGGGCGGACAAAGGCGCGGGTCGAGCCGCTCGGCGGAGTTTTCGCCTCGGACCTCCATCACTTCACCCTCGAGAAGATCGTCGAGATCGACGACATCCTCTGGTCGATGGCCTTCATGCCGGACGGCGCGATTCTCCTGGCCGAGCGCGATGGCCCCCTCTGGCGCTACGCGGATGGTGTGAAGCACCGGGTTGAGGAAACGCCTGCAGTCTGGCAGCACGGACAGGGCGGATTGATGGAGGTCGCGCTTCACCCGGATTATACTCAGAACGGCTGGATCTATCTCGGTTTCAGCGAGAATACCGGTGCGATGGACGACGGCAAGGAGGCCGGGATGACCGCGGTGGTCCGGGGACGGATCAAAGATGACAGATGGGTGGATCAGGAAGAGATTTTTCGTGTGCCCGAGGAATTCCACATCGCTTCCGGCGTTCACTTCGGCACCCGTTTTGTCTTCAGGGATGGTTATCTCTTTTTCTCGATCGGCGAACGGGGTCGGCAGGAAATGGCCCAGGATCTCACACGACCCAATGGCAAAATCCATCGCATTCACGACGATGGCCGGATTCCTTCGGACAATCCGTTCGTGAATGAGCCGGGCGCCTTCAAGAGCATCTGGAGTTACGGGCACCGCAACCCCCAGGGCCTCGACCTGGATCCGCGGACGGGCGAGCTCTGGGAAACGGAGCATGGTCCCCGTGGTGGGGATGAGACCAATTTGATCCGGCCCGGTCTGAACTACGGGTGGCCGGTCATCACCTACGGGATGAATTACGACGGTACTCCGATAACCGACCTGACGGCGAAGAAAGGGATGGAACAGCCCATGCACCATTGGACCCCGTCGATTGCCGTCTGCGGGATCGATTTTTATGAGGGCGATCTCTTTCCACGCTGGAAGAACAACCTGCTGGTTACCGGTCTCGCGTCCGAAGAACTGCATCGCCTGGTCATCGAGGACAACAAGGTGGTGAAGGACGAGGTCATCCTGAAGGGCCAGGGACGGGTGCGCGATGTCCTGAGCGGGCCGGACGGACACATCTACCTGGCGCTGAATTCGCGGGGACCCAACCGTGGCGGGCTCTTCCGGTTGAATCCTGTAGCCGAATCAAACAACTGGCGGAGCCTGTTTGACGGAGAGACCCTCGACGGCTGGACGGTCCGGGACGGGACCTCAACCGTGTTGGTCGATGATGGCATGATGGTTGCGGTGCATCAGGGGACAACCGGGCACACCTACCTGGTCACGGAGGAACGCTTCTCCGACTTCATTCTCGAACTCGACGTCAAGGTGATCGGGGATCTAAATTCCGGAATCCTTCTTCGAGGGATCGCGGATCCGGCCGTCAAGGGGGGCAAGGTACACGGCTACCAGATGGAGATTGATCAATCGCCGCGGCAATGGACCGGAGGCATTTTTGAGGAGATGGGCCGGGGGTGGCTCTACTCGCTCGACGGCCGGGACGAGGCAAGGGCCGCCTACCGGCCGTCAGCCTGGAACCACTACCGGATCGAGGCGATCGGCGACATTCTCCGCATCTGGGTCAACGGAGTTCCGACGCTCAACCTGAAGGACGACCGGACAGCTGAAGGGGTGATCGGTTTCCAGATCCACAACCTGCCCAAGGAGGGCGGCGGCGGGGCGGTCTTCATCCGCAATGTCCGGATCCTGACCGAGAATCCAGTCAATCAATACCGGGCGATCGGGATTCCGGTGGAGACAGCGCAGGTGGATGCGGTGAACTGATTCCGGCCGTCACGGGCGACGGTTGGTGAGTCCGGAGGGCCGGACCTTTGGGGGAGCGGATCGTCTCCCGGTTCAGGAGTGTTCCTGTTGCCTCGAGATGGCTGAATTGACCATGATGAGTTCCCCGAGGTTTTCCGGGGTGATCAGGCCGACCAACTGGCCGGAGGAGTCGAGAACGGGCAGGGCCGGGCAATTGCAGGCATTCATGGTCTGAAAGGCTTTTTCGAATGAATCGTGGAGATGCACGGTCGGGATGTCCCGGTGCATGTGGGTCACGACGAGTTCGTTGGGTCCCCCCTGCTTGAGTCCGTTGATCATGTCTTCCCGGGTGAGGATACCCGCCACCGAACCATCGCCGGCGACGACCGGGAATTCGTGCTGGGTGCCGCTGAGGAGCAGGTCCACCGCGTCCTGCAGGACGGCACCACGGGTGAGTTTCTCAAACCGCTTGACCATGACGTCCGAAACGGAGAGCCCCCGGGTCATCGCCTGCATCCGGGTCATGGTGGCTTCCTGGGCGGCGCCAAAATAGACAAAGACGGCGATCAGTACCAGGATGAAGTTGTAGTTGAACAGGCCGACGATACCGAGAAAGACGGCGAAGGCCTGGCCGACCGAGGCGGCGATTTGGGTCGCCCGTGCCCGGTCCATGCGAAAACTGAGGATGGCGCGCAACATCCGGCCGCCGTCCATCGGGAAGGCGGGCAGCAGGTTGAAGGCGACCAGAATCAGGTTCACGGCGAGGAGGGCATCGAGGAGGGCGATGCCGGTCGCCTGTTCGGGGGTGACGGATGCGACGCTGCCGATTCGGGCACCGAAGGCGAAGAGGATCAGGGCGATGACCACGTTGACGGCGGGCCCGGCTGCCGCGACGACCAGTTCCTGACCGGGGCGCTCGGGCATCCGTTCCAGTCGGGCGAGGCCGCCGATCGGGAGCAGGGTGATATCCGGGGTCCTGATCCCGTAGCGTCGGGCGGCGAAGGCATGCCCGAATTCGTGCAGAAGCACGCAGGCAAAGAGTATGAGTATGAAGATGACACCGGCGAGGGCGGCGACGGGTCCGGCATGCCGATAGGAGGCGAAGCCATAGAAGGCGAGGAGGATGAGGAAGGTCGCGTGGACCCTGACTTCAATCCCGGAGACGGTGGCGATGCGGAATGACCATTTCATGAATGAGCGCAAGTCTCGGTCTGAATCGCTCCGGGGTCAATCGGTCAGAAACGGGAGGCCGCATTCTGTCTCGGTGAGGCGGACCGATTCTCTGGATTGGATCCGGCGTTTTCCGCTCAATCGCGCCTGGAGTGCAGTCGCTTCACCACAGGCGCCGGGTCCGCTTCTCGCGATCCATCCCATCTTTTTTCCCGAAGCATTGCGCGTTTCGGACCCGAAAAAACGTATTTGGGGATAGAGGAAGGCGTTGCGTGGCCCTTCTGCGCGTGACGGTCCGGTAGTTCACCAGAAACGGGAATGATTATTTATGGGCAAGGAGGAAATTCATGTCACGGATACCAACATACGGGGCGGCCCTGCTGGGGCTGTGCCTGTCCGCGGCTTCGGCAGTGCGGACATTCGGGGACGGAGGCGAACTCTGGGGAATGGGCGACAACTCGGGGGGCCAACTGGGTCTGGCCGTTGATTCGAGCACGGTCCCCGTCCTGATCGACACCGAGGTGACCGCGGTGGCGGCGAGCCTCCATCACACACTCTATATCACCGATGACGGCTGTCTATGGGGAATGGGGCGCAATACCTATGGCCAGCTGGGAACTGGGGACACGGACGGCCGCACCGAGCCCGCCTTCATTGATGATGGCGTCCGGGACGTGCTCACCTCCTGGTATCACACTTTCTACATCAAATATGACGGCACGTTATGGGGAATGGGCCGGAACCAGGTCGGCCAGCTTGGTCTGGGTGATGTGAAGGATCGTCCGGCCCCCGTGATGATCAAGACCGATGTGATTCAGGCCGTCCCCAGCTATGGTCACAGTCTGTTGATCCAGTCCGACGGATCGCTTTGGGGAATGGGGCCGGGCCGATACGGTCGCCTGGGGACGGGCAATGAGTCGGATCACTTTACCCCGTATCGAATCTGTGGTGACGTCATGGCGGCGGCGGCCGGCTCCTTACATTCGCTTATCCTGAAGGCCGATGGGAATCTCTACGGGATGGGGAAGAGCATACCGGGTGCTCTCGGTCATGGGGACAGCCTGAGCCATCTCTCGCCGGACTGGATCGCCTCCGGGGTCAGGGATCTGGATGGATCGATGAATTCGACCTACTTCATCAGGACCGATGCCACCCTTTGGGGAATGGGCGCAAATAGCTACGGACAATTGGGGACTGGAGACGAGGTAAAGCGGGTGCGGCCAATCCTGATTGAAAGTGGGGTGAAATCGGTCGTGGCGGGTGACTACCATGCGCTCTTTATCAGGGACGACGACACGCTTTGGGGGATGGGCGGGAATTCCGCCGGTCAGTTGGGGGTCGGGGACGAGACCGATCGAGCAATTCCCGTTGAGGTAGCCGTGGACGTCCATACCGCCGCCGTCGGAGCATCGCACAGCCTGTTTATCGTGGGCTGGCGGGCGCCGGTTCCCGAGATCCTGCAACCCCCGCAGAGCGTGACGGTTGCTCCGGGTGGCTCGGCCTGTTTTGAAGTCGTGACAACGCGAAAACCGGGTGAGCACTACATCTGGAAAAAGGACGGTGAGACGATTGGAGAGGATCGTGCGGTCCTGAATCTGGTCGATGTGGGTCCGGCGGATGCCGGCTTCTACTGTGTCTGTGTTCGGACGGAAGGCGGCGAAGTCACCTGTCGGACGGTGATGCTGGGTATCAGCGAAACGCTCAATGACGGGGTTCATCTGGAGAATATGTCATCGCGCGGGCTGGTGGAGCCCGGCGGTCGGATGCTCATCCTCGGGTTTGTGATTGGCGGGGAAGTTCCTCGTCGGGTGCTGGTCCGGGCGATCGGTCCCGGGCTGACCGGCTTCGGGGTTGAGGGGGTCCTTGAGAATCCGGCACTCAGGATCATGAAGAGCGTCGATGGGGCACCTGTCTGGGTCGCCTCAAATGATGATTGGGTGGACAGTGCAGAATTGGCCGCGGCCAGCCGGGAGGTGGGGGCGTTCGCTCTGCCGGAGGGCAGTTGCGATGCGGCGATCCTGACCTGGCTCGAACCGGGTGCCTATACGGCCCAGGTATTCGGAGCGGATGGAGAGACGGGCGTGGCCTTGGCGGAAGTCTACGAGGTGAGACCGACCAATCCCGGCGGGCTGACTCAATCAGATTGAGATCGATACTGTGGGGGAGATCACTTGAGGGGTGCCTCACTCTGATTGCGGTGGACGAGTGGGAAAGTCACCGCAGACCCGCAGTGTCCGAGGCCGA
This genomic window from Opitutaceae bacterium contains:
- a CDS encoding site-2 protease family protein; translated protein: MKWSFRIATVSGIEVRVHATFLILLAFYGFASYRHAGPVAALAGVIFILILFACVLLHEFGHAFAARRYGIRTPDITLLPIGGLARLERMPERPGQELVVAAAGPAVNVVIALILFAFGARIGSVASVTPEQATGIALLDALLAVNLILVAFNLLPAFPMDGGRMLRAILSFRMDRARATQIAASVGQAFAVFLGIVGLFNYNFILVLIAVFVYFGAAQEATMTRMQAMTRGLSVSDVMVKRFEKLTRGAVLQDAVDLLLSGTQHEFPVVAGDGSVAGILTREDMINGLKQGGPNELVVTHMHRDIPTVHLHDSFEKAFQTMNACNCPALPVLDSSGQLVGLITPENLGELIMVNSAISRQQEHS
- a CDS encoding PQQ-dependent sugar dehydrogenase, translated to MACAQVRIGTGTVDTLYKANCATCHGQNLEGGQGSSLVDAYWTHGDSDEAIAQSIAEGFPDMGMIPWKNALTEEQIRSLVIYIREQGQLAQAGRTKARVEPLGGVFASDLHHFTLEKIVEIDDILWSMAFMPDGAILLAERDGPLWRYADGVKHRVEETPAVWQHGQGGLMEVALHPDYTQNGWIYLGFSENTGAMDDGKEAGMTAVVRGRIKDDRWVDQEEIFRVPEEFHIASGVHFGTRFVFRDGYLFFSIGERGRQEMAQDLTRPNGKIHRIHDDGRIPSDNPFVNEPGAFKSIWSYGHRNPQGLDLDPRTGELWETEHGPRGGDETNLIRPGLNYGWPVITYGMNYDGTPITDLTAKKGMEQPMHHWTPSIAVCGIDFYEGDLFPRWKNNLLVTGLASEELHRLVIEDNKVVKDEVILKGQGRVRDVLSGPDGHIYLALNSRGPNRGGLFRLNPVAESNNWRSLFDGETLDGWTVRDGTSTVLVDDGMMVAVHQGTTGHTYLVTEERFSDFILELDVKVIGDLNSGILLRGIADPAVKGGKVHGYQMEIDQSPRQWTGGIFEEMGRGWLYSLDGRDEARAAYRPSAWNHYRIEAIGDILRIWVNGVPTLNLKDDRTAEGVIGFQIHNLPKEGGGGAVFIRNVRILTENPVNQYRAIGIPVETAQVDAVN